Proteins encoded by one window of Phytohabitans houttuyneae:
- a CDS encoding HEXXH motif domain-containing protein — protein sequence MNAPAGLPAYRLTGAEFDSLGSGYGDAPALATLRSAQLSKRMLLLAALRQAIGTDTAAWRALRDVTASRPDIAREVLGHPFVDSWATRCLRRSTGAPAAAYLAGLAVAAAARAGTDLDLDVSECTGDFFVPTVGLAYGLGTGPVAVRVRADSLSFTGTASSVTVPAPYAVDAPGWCASRRFTVHSAAGPLTVTLEDLDPYRSCFGHAVAPRLDRAAAGTLESLVDGAWRLIASDHPQHAVAIGECLRSLVPLVAPLSGSTSASAQTAFGAVAVSTPDAAAGLALLMIHETQHMKLGGLLDLVRLCESTRDGVYHAPWRADPRPVRALLQGVYAHAGVADFWRVRRTRVAGGEARTADFEFAYWLAQTRLAAAALAGSDELTPEGERFVGQLVATLDGWWADPIDADIRAGVEELMVAVATRWRLDNHRPEPDVVAGLTAAWAAGRRCPPIERPAAAPAEAGGPARVEGLAAQVRARLTGTAAPAATPAEAAYLSGRVPESLSAFRSAAMSVPDDPPGWVGLALAVRAGGTADAARALAERPDLVRAAYVRLRAGGRAPAPDELAAWLATGLS from the coding sequence ATGAACGCGCCCGCCGGCCTGCCGGCCTACCGGCTCACCGGCGCGGAGTTCGACAGCCTCGGCAGCGGGTACGGTGACGCGCCGGCCCTCGCGACCCTGCGGTCGGCGCAGCTCAGCAAGCGCATGCTCCTGCTCGCCGCGCTGCGCCAGGCGATCGGGACCGACACCGCGGCCTGGCGGGCGCTGCGGGACGTCACCGCCAGCCGGCCGGACATCGCGCGCGAGGTGCTGGGACACCCCTTCGTCGACAGCTGGGCGACCCGCTGCCTGCGCCGGTCCACCGGGGCGCCGGCCGCCGCGTACCTTGCCGGGCTCGCCGTGGCGGCCGCGGCGCGCGCCGGGACCGATCTCGACCTCGATGTCAGCGAGTGCACCGGCGACTTCTTCGTCCCGACGGTCGGCCTGGCGTACGGGCTCGGCACCGGACCTGTCGCGGTCCGCGTGCGCGCCGACAGCCTGAGCTTCACCGGCACCGCGTCGAGCGTCACCGTGCCGGCGCCGTACGCCGTAGACGCGCCGGGCTGGTGCGCGTCGCGACGGTTCACCGTGCACTCCGCGGCGGGTCCGCTCACCGTGACGCTGGAAGACCTCGACCCGTACCGCTCCTGCTTCGGCCACGCCGTCGCACCCCGGCTCGACCGCGCCGCCGCCGGCACGCTGGAATCCCTTGTGGACGGTGCGTGGCGGCTCATCGCGTCCGACCATCCGCAGCACGCCGTGGCGATCGGCGAGTGCCTGCGGTCCCTGGTCCCGCTCGTGGCGCCGCTGAGCGGGTCGACGAGCGCGTCGGCGCAGACGGCGTTCGGTGCCGTCGCGGTGTCCACACCGGACGCAGCGGCCGGACTGGCGCTGCTGATGATCCACGAGACGCAGCACATGAAGCTCGGCGGGCTTCTCGACCTGGTCCGCCTCTGCGAGTCCACGCGCGACGGGGTGTACCACGCGCCGTGGCGGGCCGACCCCAGGCCGGTCCGGGCCCTGCTCCAGGGCGTCTACGCGCACGCGGGCGTGGCCGACTTCTGGCGGGTCCGGCGGACCCGGGTCGCGGGCGGCGAGGCGCGGACGGCGGACTTCGAGTTCGCGTACTGGCTGGCGCAGACCCGGCTGGCGGCCGCCGCGCTCGCCGGCTCGGACGAGCTGACGCCGGAGGGCGAGCGATTCGTCGGCCAGCTCGTGGCGACGCTGGACGGGTGGTGGGCGGACCCCATCGACGCGGACATCCGCGCGGGTGTGGAGGAGCTGATGGTCGCGGTCGCGACGCGGTGGCGGCTGGACAACCACCGCCCGGAGCCGGACGTCGTGGCCGGCCTGACCGCCGCGTGGGCCGCCGGCAGGCGGTGTCCACCTATCGAGCGGCCGGCGGCGGCCCCGGCGGAGGCTGGCGGGCCGGCCCGCGTGGAAGGGCTCGCGGCGCAGGTCCGGGCGCGGCTCACCGGCACCGCGGCACCGGCCGCCACACCGGCCGAGGCCGCCTACCTGTCCGGCCGCGTGCCGGAGTCGCTGTCCGCGTTCCGGAGCGCTGCGATGTCGGTACCCGATGATCCGCCCGGGTGGGTCGGACTCGCGCTCGCCGTGCGGGCCGGCGGCACCGCGGACGCCGCGCGGGCCCTCGCGGAGCGCCCCGACCTGGTCCGGGCGGCCTACGTCCGGCTGCGCGCGGGCGGCCGGGCGCCGGCCCCGGACGAGCTGGCCGCCTGGCTGGCCACGGGCCTTTCCTGA